Genomic segment of Gymnogyps californianus isolate 813 chromosome 16, ASM1813914v2, whole genome shotgun sequence:
CTCCAATACCTACAGTTAGCATTTAACCAGTTTGAAGGCCGAGGTGTTCTTTACACATACTAGGAGGGGAAAGAACATCTCTCACAAACATTTCTAGTTCCCCAgcactaaaaaaagaaacaaacaacaaaatctgCTCTAGTCAAACACAGGAGTCAAAAATACACACTTCTCAAGCTCTTCAGCTTCCTATTCCCTTGCGAGAGCCCCAACTGCCTCTGAAATGTGGGATGCAACAGTACTTCAGGAGCAAAGCAGCTGACAACACCTCACCTGGAGCTAGATGGCTGtctcctccttgctgcaggCCATGGCTCCAATTTCCCACAGTCTCCtgggacagaggaagagaagaggcgAAAACCTAAAATAGATAAAGGGGAATTTTAGCCACGATATAGAACAGAGGTGAAAGCAATTAAGAGCAATCTCCCTAGGAAGCCTCACTGCTGTTATTGTATTGCTATAGTGCTTGTCAGCAATTATTTGGGACTATCTGGGAGGACTTAGGGCACAGAGATCACAGCTTCAAAGTAACAGCCTTCACGGACACTAACAGAAATTCTTCTATTGCAAATACTTATTAGTCAGCGGAGTGTACAACTGGCAACGGACAGGATCCATCCCACTTGTCATCATTTAACTAACAACGTCACAAAACAGCCACAATAGTTGTGACTTGAACTCACCGTCATCTGCAGAGTCAGACTGTTGCACAGAAGTTTGTGAAGGTCCTGATGAGTCCTTCAAGACAGTGATGAAACTAAACAGAAAACTCCAGTCAGATCTCAAACAGGTTTGTGCAAACTGAGCTAAAGTTGGGTATTTCTAGGAAACAAGACTATAGGGAGATGTTACATAGcttcttacttttttcttagTGAAGCTGTCTCACCTCCCTGCTTTCAGAGCAGACCATGCCTTCTCTCCTTAGCAATGCATGCCACAAGAATGACTTAAAAGCAGCGTTTCTAAAGCCAGCTCTAAACACCAGGAATTCTAGTTCTCCAGGGCCATACTTACACAATAAATAAAGACAGTGGCAGCCCAGTCAGAGGCATACTGCCACCACAAGCCTGAATCAGGTATTGGTTTAGGTTGtaagaataaatgaaagattCCCACGCCAGCCTTTAAATGATGAAAGTGCTAAGGCACCCAAATTCTACTTTTGCCTCCCCACAACCCATTCACCACAGAGGCAAATGGAGACAGACAGTGCTGCACAGGCACTCTTTACCAAAGGGGCACAGCATATGGGCCAGGTTAGTTCGCAGAATATTGGAAGTTTGCATTAAATACAAGAATGAAGGAcacaagaagagaaacaacttCTCCATATCCAGGTTGCACTCAGATCTTGAATTTCCTGGTTTTAGCACACAAAAGCATCAGTGTACTTGACCCATAGAACAAACTTTTTTAGTATTGCTTGCCAATACCCATCTAGCATGGCTCCCAGTTTCTTTGCAACATGTGCTCTGAACTCCGGTGTTGTCTGTAGCTCATTTCCATCCTCATCATGACCATTCACCTCACGcctgtttaaaataagaataatgatTATCTCTTTCCAGGCCAGTAACATCTGGTGCTCTTGCCCAAATAGGAGATAAGGGACTGTAAAATCTCCTACCCTCTAGTGATCAATTCATACTTGACAGGGAAGACTGctaagaaagatggaaaatagcTCAGTAGTAACAGTTCAGTTCCCAAGAGAGAGCTAAACATTATTTAGCCATCTCCATCATAGTTAGTAATTGGAtgatttttctcattgaaatagcctaaaaagcaaataaattatgtCAGGACATCCATTCCCTTGCATGTAGTTCCTCTGTATGTTGCCACAATTCATGCAAAACCTGTCCCAGGAGAGAGGATTTTATTAAGTTGCCTGGCTGACAACCTTTGAAACTGAGCctacagaaatgctgcaaaCTTAGATAGGACAGCATCACCTCCATTGCAAGGCTCCTAATTCAGGTGTTGCTTTCCAGTTGATGAGCGCTTGCCTTTGCCATTGCaaccttttctgaagaaaaagaaatttttttctatgtaacTGTACTAATTCCTTCATGGGACACTTGAAGAGTTGGGAGATTTCTGACAGTTGGAACTAATGCTGTAACTGACAGCAGTAGTAAGTGTTCAACTTCTATATTATAGAGGGATGAGAAATGTACTTAAAAAACCTATTAGCTTTTTCAGGTTTAAGCATCATTTCAGATTATGGTTGGACTAATTCCTAAAACAGAATAGGCCCTTCCAGTAGGAAGCATCACAAGGCATTAACTATAAGTAGCACAAATACAAcatacattaattttttcttcagtgaaacatAAGTCTGAAACCAGAAGCAAAAATACCTTAGGCTAGGCTGAGCAGGCTGTAACCAATCCTTTCTAAAGCCACCTGACAAAGGAAGAAGTAAATGCAAGTTTAAAAGACCTGTGGTCAGGACCTCTTTAATCCCCCTTCTAGCACATGTGATTTTACAGCGTAAAGAATCATGCCTAAAAGACAATCCACGCCCACCTTCGGGGGAAAACAGTTatgaggggaaagggaaactTCCCACCGGCCAGGCTGTAGCAGACAACCTGGCCGGCAAGGGGCTCTGGCCCCGGCAGGAGGCCGCGCATCGCCGCAGCGCAGCCGGCCGCCGGCAGGGCCGGACCGAGCCCCCCTCCCGGAGTCCCGCCTCGGCTCCCCTGGGCGCCGGCGGCTCCCGAAGTGGCCCGGCTCTGACACCGGCACCGCGGAAGAGAGATGCCCCCGCCTGACCACCTCTCCCCTGAAAcagccccggggcaggaggggctgcGGAGGGGCCCGGCCCAGGTCgtcggggaggggagggcaggacaCGCCGCCGCTGCGGCGGGAGAACAGAGCCTAGCTGGCCGCCGACCCTCACCGCGGCGCGGCTCCGCCCGCGCCGACACCGACGCCTGTGCAGCGCAGTCCCAGACGGCCTCCCGGAAccgcgccgccgcctcgccgctGCTGTCCGAGTCCGTGTCCAGGCCCGAGCCACCCCTGGGCGCCGCCATCTTGAAGGCGCGCAGCCGGAGGGCACGCTGGGCGCTGTAGTCCAGCCGGCCGGCCGCGGAGCATGCTGGGGGCTGTAGTCCACCAGGGCAGCCTCCGACAAGATGTCCGCGGCAGGGCGGCTCCCGGGAGAGCGGCAACCCCCGAGGGCCGCCATGGGCACCTCCAGGTCCTTCCGAATACGGTTCCTTCACTTTCCGTGAAACAGGCCGCCTGAAGGCTGCGCTCACGGGAAAAGCGGGGGGTGCGGGCAGCGGTGTGCTGTGGGCTGCAGGCCAGGTCTTCCCAAAAACCAAGAAATCCTGGGAATGAGCGTATAAACGGAAGGAACTGCAAGGAACTGGGTGTCATACGCAGAATTGTGTGATACCGTGAAAAAGGAATAGTTACAATGAATATTTGTACCAGCCtccagaggagagcagagcagatggtgctgccggggccggggccagtGCCACCCGTGCTGAGAAACCCCAGAAGGGCAGCGAGGGGACGCGGGTGGCCCAACCGCTGTTTCCCACTGCCCGTTCTTTGGGTTCATGCTACTGGGAAGGGCAGTGCCCACGGATGGAAAATTGCTGAAAGTAAACACGGCTTGTTTTCGCGTCCATCTGTTGTTCAACGGCCTCCTTTCACATGTGCCATACAGGAAAGTATCTTAACATTTCTCAAATGTAACAGCTCACACAAAGTAAGAGCGAAAAACATACCAATGATACCAGAAAGCCCGtattgcttttgtgtttgtagagaaagagagaatacTTGGCATTAAAGAATAAGGATGTGGAATAAAATTCTCAGCACTTTATCACATTTTGTGAGATGGTAATTTCACTGCTTCAGACATACTGACTGACAGCACTCGAAGTTTTTGGTAGTCAGACATTCTTATGTTGTAGCCAGCACAAAAATCTTCTGCCATGAAAGCATGAGATAGGATGGGATCCATCTGCTGTAGGAAGTTATCTTTCAAAAGCAGGTGAGAAAAGATACTAGACACACAAGATTCATTAAGATATGTAAAATGTATCAGACAAAAAGCATCCAATTCCTCCACCTCTGGCAGGGGAAAGGAAACATGgatctcctctgcctgtgcctttTGCAACTGCTTTGTCCATAAACATGGAATGACAAGTGCCAAGGATAACAAATTGACCTCCAAAAAGGCATTAAATCTTTAACtcaaaaaacctgaagattGCATGGGAGATGTTCTATTTAGCGCTCTTACCCAGCTTGCCTTGGTGGATCTTTCATCTTGGCTTAACGATACTCTTCTGGCCATTTCCTTCCAACTGGCTGTTAGAGGTATGGGGATTTCTGTAACAGATTGTGACCGTGTTTCAGCTCGATTATTTGCCTTCACAGATGTCAAGCGCCAGATGCTTCAAAGCATGTTTTACTGAAGCAGATCAGGCAAAGTTCAGTGTGCTTATGGGCCTGCTCTTTGAAATATGGCAGTTTCCAAGAGATACGATCCAGAAAAAACCAGATGAATGCATGTCACGTACCAGAAATAGCTGTATGGTCTCCCACCTTTCTGGTGTGGTattgaaaacaggaaagtgaAATGAGCAGAAGCTCTTGGAAATGGCTCTTgctgaagaaaggcaaaaggcCACAGACAGATAGGAACTCTTTCACATGGAAATTTCAAGGAAGGAAGAGTATTCCCAAATGTGATTTAATACTGAATTAAGATAACATTGGGTTGAAAATACAAGTAAACCCAGGAGAACTGGtgagaaaaatactgataagAGGTTCAAGGACTTGGATTCCTGATATATGTATGATTTTTGTAATGAAGAATTTTAGGAGGGGGTTTGTGCGTACCATAAATACCAACATTATGTTTGACAATTTTGTGACTTAGATCATGAAAAAGTGAATAAATTGAAGCGGTTTATTCTCATGCACACCACAAGAATGAACTGGCAGCCACGGCACAAGATTTTTCTAACTCTAAGCAATTACTGGCTATTCTATTCCCATTATGCACATGATATATAGCTCTTTGAAAGCTGATTTCTTAGCTTCGGTAAGGAAAGTACTCCCTTGCATCACTTATTATTGCCATTCAATGTAATTATTCTTTGCCAATGGGAGTAAATCTGAATGTCGCATGTATATTCTCCAGCTGACCTACTGTTTTAAGTAAGTCTGTTCCCCTCCTATTAACCTTAGCTGTAAGCAAgattaacattttcattctcttcttgTATACCACCCTTTCCATTCATCCAGTCTTATTCATTGCCTGTCTCTggatcttttccattttaaaaagaaacacttgcTATAAGTGGAACAGGGGTACTGTAAATATTATGGAAATGCATAGTAATATCATTCCATTCTTCTGAGacttaaaacataaataaaatgttaaaattatcACTGGACAGTGAAAATATTCCCTGGCTATGTTGTCTATGGCAgtaactgtatttcttttcagattgcTTTAGCTATCGTATGACACCCAAACAATAAAGACTGTTCTGAGCATTACTTATTCCCATGATTATAATACCAAAAATCAACCTTTACTTTTTATACTGAAATTCTTTTGACTCTAGACATACATGGTGACTAGTCCAAGCTGGTCCAAATTTCACAAGTTCATCCTTGTTTTAATCAACTTCTGGAGGATACCATTTATACCTTTGAGGCCTTGTTAACTTCTTATTAATGGGATACTACACTGAGATGCCAAATTTTTGCTTGAATGTTGAAGCTGTGCCAAACCGTGCTGCTTTACTGTCTTGTTGAAAATGAGATAGTCTGCTTTGTTAGAGAAACTTTCAGAGACAGCAAATACACTGCTAGTGTGGGTAGGACAGCTTTATAATGTGTGTCCTAATGCCATAAGCACTGTAATTTTCAGATACTATCTTCATCTTCACCTCAACTACAAATTTTCCAGTGTGATACATCACTGCTGGACAACCACTTTGACATGGGTTTTGCCAAGCCTATGTGCTACTGAAAGCAGTATGAAGGCTCAGTACAGCTGTTTTTATATTGCTGAACACTTCCCGGCTTGCACGTTCCAACCTTCACACTAGAGCTGTGTAGTCTCAGGCCACCTGTCAGTAGACAGGCCTCAGACAATATCCTTGGTCTCTTTCTGATAGGCTCCCTTGGCACTAACCTCCCTCCACTTCTTACCTTAACTATTCCCTCATAAGGCTCGCCTTCAGTGGGAGACCTTGGTTTAGCATTCACTCGTTCTCCACTGCATAAAACAACAAGCaattttgcactgttttctgcCTTGGTGTCCTCAGGACTGGTGGGGTGCCCTCAGAGCAGGGACAAAACCCTTCAGAGGTGCCTTCTTGGTCACCTCTCTCAGCTCTGACCCACTCCTTCAAACACCAggtcccctcctctccctcccttttgtttctgtctctgTGGTTTCTCACAGCTGTGTAAATACCTTTATAAAGCTCTCTGTTCCCATCCTGGAGATGCTCCTCTGCTCCGATCCTAGCGCTCTGCACACAGATTTGAACAATTTGTTTCTCTCAAAGCTGCcgccttccttccttccctacTTGGGCTGAGCATTTGCTGCCGCTGAGGATATGAagtttttgctcttttcagAGGCAGGCGTTTGGACACGGCCCCCGCAACACCTCACGATGAGCAAGCAGCAAAACTGCAATAGAAACAGAGCTAAAAATCACACGGAGCGTGCAGGCAGGGGTTACGGTGCTGGTGACTGAGCACGGGCTGAATGCACCGCCGGCCCGAGCGGTTCGCACCGAATCGGTTCCCTCGCTGAGGTAACAACCGGCCGGGGGGGTCTGGTTCGGGGCCttgggggaaggaagggcagCCCGGCAGCGCTAACCGTCCCCTGCCCGGggagccccgccgcccccctcgGGGCACCCCGCGCCCGGCCCGAGGCGCCGCCGCACCGTTTCCAAGGAGCCGCCCCGCGGGGCAGCCCGGGGTCGCGGGGGAGCCCGGGGCAGGCGGAAcgcggccccgcggcccggcgcggcggcggggaggccggTCCCTTCCGTCAGGGCCGGGCTTCCGGGCGATCAGGTGACGGCGGGCGCTGGCAGGGGAGCGGCTCCGCGGCTCGGGGCTGCTGCGGGGGAGCAGCGAGACCTGCTGGTGAGCCGAGCCGAGCGGATCCCGGCTAGTGGcggagggtggggggagccgAGGCCGGGCGGCGGCTTTGAGGCGCGAAGGGAGCGGGCCGGGGCCAAACCGTGCCCGGGGGCCCCTGGAAGGCCGGAGCCGCCTGCGCCCGTTTGAAACGAGCGAGGCGGGGGCGGtcggagcggggcgggggcgccgcGGGAGCCTCGGCCAGCCCGGCTCCGGTCTTGGTCGCGCAGCCCCGGTCCCCCCCTAGCGCCCCGGCAGGCCCCTTGTGTGCCGCCCTCGCTGCCGGAGCTCTGGCCCGGGGttcgccgccgccgcggcgcgcAGGGCCCGGCGCCGCCTGCGAGGGTTTTCCTCCGAAATCCCCGTTTTTAGCGGCCTGCTCGTGCCTGGCCCCCCTCGCTCTGCGGCAGAGCTGAAACCCTCTGTGAGGAGAAGCGCCTGTTTCGCGTTAGATAAATGTCTGGCTCTAGGTATGGTCGCAAAGCGTTAGCTTCTGGtacatgccattttttttttcctgttgggaATTGCTTATTACTTCTTAAACCACATCATaactcttttattttattttatttttacattttgctgCTAACCTGGTTAGCCTGCTTAAAGGGCATTTAACGTTTTACGTAACACCCCAAACCAGGAAAATGCTCAGGCAGTATTACCCAACTGGTTatatcaattttctttttctttttcttttttttttttaactttatgaGGTAAGAGGATAAAATCTTTGTCTAAAGATTTGTGCAACATTTTCTTGGAGTCTATATTATAGTTTTATGGAACggttaaaaagaagaattactTTCATCGCTTGGGTCTTTTTAATAGTTTGTACCAATGTCTTGCATTTGTGAGGTATATTGAATCCTTAGAGTTGCCAAAACAGCCTTTCAGCAGGGCTCTTATCCTGGAAGCAGCAACTGTAACACAGACGTACGTTGCAGAATGCCAATTAATGAAATGAGGCCAAGCAAGGGCACGTTGGTCTGTAAGGCAAATGGCTGATTTTGCAAGACCAAGTGGTCACACAAACTTGTATGTTGGGACCACTTTATGGTAATACTAAAAAGCAGGTACGTGATGCTGTGCAGGTTACAGGAAGTGAAAAGATGaactcagaaaatgtttctgaggtGGTAAAATGTAACATGTTTGAGGGACAGATTAGAGTAAAAACGTAGTGAGAgagaaatgtgtatttaatgATTAACAGTAGGACTTCAGTCACGTATTTGCTAAGAACGTCTAAAAATGACTGTCAGGAAGTAAATGTACTTTCTGCTACGCACTGTCAACAATTATCTACTCAAGTTACCTGTTAGTTTTACTTGAAGTCCAGGCAATTGTAATAGgttaagaaacagatttttgttaaaCTTATTAGTGGGCGTATTTATATAAACTCTGagtaatatttttagatttaggTAGAATTTCTAATGTTTATAAAATTTGTcatatgtttctgaaaatgacaTTGTCACTGTAGtgataagaaaaataacctgacaagttttccttttgatttaaacagcaaaaagttCAGAAACTAAATCAGAacttgtttcagaaacaaactaGATTTGgattatttcagtttcagtaaTCCTAGATAAAATAAGATTCATTAGGAAAGATATATGGAAAAGTGTCTTTCTAGTGGAATTTTACATCCAACAatgctcttctttttatttcattgttatgTATTAGATATCGCAAAGTGTAATAAACTTTGGGTTTTACTAATAAACTAGCCAGAGTCCTATGTCCTCACCAGAAATTTTTCTCATTGGTCatgaaagaagattaaaaagtaaatacttcAAACATCCTAGTGTTGTAGTGCTGTGAACATGTATTCCACAGCTGTTTCATACAGATGACATTAGCTTCTAAATTATAttccctctctgtctttctcaggTTGAATTACTGTTCACCTGCTGTGTTTccaatggatttttttggtatGCTTTAACTTATGGTGGAAACTCTCCCAGTCTGTCTTGAAGTGtttctcttgtatttttagAGTCAGGTCAGTGTACTTTGGCAAAtgcagtaatttttcatttgctgagtTCAGAAATGTGATCTTTTACGGTAGCCATTGGGCTTGCATTTTCCTGGTGTGCAGTTTCTCCCACTAGATTTAcagatttagtttttaaagtatttgagtaaaatttctttcttattgcCTGTTAGCGAGATTTATACACAGTATTTATACACAGTAGATAGACCTTACCAGTTTCCTGCACTTCTTTCACGGACCTCCTGTGCTCTTAGTTGTCATGAAACTTCCAGGTCCCCGTGTGCAATCTGCTTCTCGGAGGTCCAGTTTCACCAGCTCCTTCAGCCATGCTTATTCTTTACGCAACTCAGTGGGATTTGTGCTGGATCCCTAAACATTTATCTTCACTTCCATGTCTTCTTCACGCTCCaccagactttttttatttaggaagaCTTCTTGAAAATGGGTTCTTTGTTTCTTCACCGTTCATCTGTTGGCAGTCTTGATTCTTGGATGTAGTAACTGTCAGTGATTCAGTCATTTTCACAACAGCCTGTTAGGATATCATAGGGGTCAtgatttaaaggaaataaacagcTAATATAGATGGCTTTTAAGTAACAAAGATActgttttcctgtaaatatctagaaagcaaagaagaaagaaagaaaaaagagaagatctTTGAATGCTTGCAGTTAGATCACAGCTGATTTTTATATCctttcacttgttttgtttgctaCTCATCATGCATCTAGGGTTGATTTGGAGACCTGATCTAAAGGACAAGGGTTTAGCAAACCTGGACTGGCATCTCCAAATTCTGCTTACTTAACCCCAAAAGTCATGTTATATACCAGTGTACTCACAGTCTTCCTTCTGAACTCTAAATCAATGAGAGTGGGGTTGGTTTGGCCTGTTGTGTTGGTTGTTGGTTTCTTTTAGTTTGTGGTTTGcttgtggtttggggttttttttcccctaaacagTTTTGTCTTGGAGTTTAAGTAGTTCAAGTGACATTCCAACAATTTTGAGCTTGTTCTACACTCAGAACAAGTTGAATTTGCAGTTGAACTTCTACTTTGAGCGCAGACTATGCTCACAAGTGACACAATATATGATtatcaaatataattttagtCATCGGATGCTGTTTCATGCTTGCTTCTTTGTATATGTGCAGTGTGATTTGCAGATGAACAGACCCCAGCAGCACTTGTTATAGACCTAGTTATGTTAAAGAGTATTCCACGGACAAGAGCAAATGTTTGAGAAGGCTTTTCAGAATAagattgattatttttattgttgtggTTTGATATATTTTCGATATTTTAAATTGGGTATATCCTAATAGGTCATCAGGCCCAATCAGCCTATGGAGAAGTAATTAGGAGAGCATCCCAGTACAGACTAAGGAAAGACCTTCTTCTAGGAGAGCAGATTCAGTGCCTCTTATGTTATAtcattttgatctttttttctgtctcgGATATCTTTATTCCATTACATTACTGATATTCCCATGGATTTCTCTATCATCCTTCTTCATAActtaatgatttatttatttttcatagttaCTAAAAGCTAAGGATTTTTTAACTAGGTGTTTGTGAAGATacagattttatctttttggTGAGTCTCcagatttctggttttaaatatatggaattaaatttggaaaaaaggacCTTTTTTTCCGCATTGGTTTTAGGGACACAGAAGTTCATTTGTTTGCCTCTTCTACATGCTTTCCTTGTGTTATATGTCAAGATATGAGCCAGACATTTCTTGTGCCCATTCCATAAAATGATGCTAGTGTTTTTTACAATGTGTTGAACTCCTTAGTTTTAAGGAGGTTTTCTTGATGTTGATATTAATTCCCAGCAAATATATATAGGTCCAAGTTGGTAAGTTTTCAAGCATTAAACTGCTGAGCAAGATAGGCTGAAGATTCTGGTA
This window contains:
- the C16H12orf43 gene encoding protein CUSTOS, yielding MAAPRGGSGLDTDSDSSGEAAARFREAVWDCAAQASVSARAEPRRGGFRKDWLQPAQPSLRREVNGHDEDGNELQTTPEFRAHVAKKLGAMLDGFITVLKDSSGPSQTSVQQSDSADDGFRLFSSSVPGDCGKLEPWPAARRRQPSSSSDMDSDQEWQRYQEAAVSAADILKQSAFPALSQDSSQDQSQGYVEHSQKKKKKKKIRGENNLQEKIIDPAECDKISKDLPWLVSANGQREGQDSNHTENSVFPGGVKKKKKKKRE